The window tggtacacctcctaatccatttacaacgattctttgcatgtttagtaagcctcttaggccctcatgttTTATCTCGCgtgttccaaactttcactatatatttcaaaatcaaattgatacacctcctaatccatttaaaacaattctttgcatgtttagtaaatCTCTTGAACCCTCATGTTTTATCTCACATGCATCTCaaacgttccaaactttcactatttattccATAATCAAATTCGTTTATGGTACAAAGTGGATCGTACCTAAGTATTCAATTAAAAGTTTGATTTCCTAAAAAGACAAAGTATATCTAATCATAGATAGCATAATTAAGATTCAATTAAGTATTACAAATAAACGTTAAAATTGTGTATCATACACTTTTATTCACAAACAAGGTAGTAACTTACTTAATATGCCTGAATCAACCATAACTTTTTTTAGGAGGTTATTAATGTCATATAGGACATAATATTTAAGATGAATAAGGAGTTTTAGATGCAGCAGAAAATCTTAGTAGCGATATTTGGTTGAATAGTCCTTAGGTGCAATGACTAAACCACGTCCTTTCCTTGCTCCACGGTAGACTGTTTCAATGATATCAATGAACTCCTGCTTGTCCTTAAGTGCCCAGTTTATCTTATTGTTGTTTCCAGTTCCAAGATCAATCATTATGTGCTTGTTCCTAAAGAAAAACATAACGGTGGAAGGATCATACAGCTCGTACATTGTGTTGAAGTCGGGAACCTCTGTGATATCCACAAGGTATATTACAGCAAAGTTCTTAATCGTCTCTGCCACTGAGGCCAACACTTCATCCATCTAGAACAAAAGCATCTCAATCAGATGAAAcatctcaaaaagaaaaaagaaacttaaGGATCTTCATCTTCCCAATCTTGAACATGTAAGATAGAAGAACTGTAATCATATTTAACATAAAAAGAGGGAAAATCATAGTTCATAACTGGGATGAAGGAACTTCATCTTTGGTACATACTACATACTAAAAACAAGTAGGAATGCATAACGTGTCGGGAACACACGATGATAATAGAAACTTCTTTTGTGAAACTAAAGACCAGAACAAAATAAATTCAGTTCATTGGAagcaagaagaagaataaagaaTTTCAGAGAGAGAGACACAACATGGTCAACATTAAATTTGATGATGAACCAATTATGCTGAGAAAGAGGAATGGAAGATTATGAAATGGAAGAGGTAAAGACCTGCATACAAGTTTCATCCCAATCATGACCAAAACGAATGACCACAAGACGCTCTTCTTCTGCAAGGATTGCTTGGTCAACAGCCCATCCTGAATGAAGATGTGGCAGCAAGTACGACATCTCTTGCTCAGTAACTAGCTTCCACCTAACGAGTGACAAACAACATATAACATACATCACAACATGCTTCTCAAATAAGTTATTCATATACAATACAACATATATGAAAATGAGTAATATGTGTGACTTTATTGACTTATTCAACTCGTGGTCTTAATTATATCATCATGC is drawn from Cucumis melo cultivar AY chromosome 11, USDA_Cmelo_AY_1.0, whole genome shotgun sequence and contains these coding sequences:
- the LOC103497403 gene encoding thioredoxin-like protein YLS8; the encoded protein is MSYLLPHLHSGWAVDQAILAEEERLVVIRFGHDWDETCMQMDEVLASVAETIKNFAVIYLVDITEVPDFNTMYELYDPSTVMFFFRNKHIMIDLGTGNNNKINWALKDKQEFIDIIETVYRGARKGRGLVIAPKDYSTKYRY